A window of Candidatus Poribacteria bacterium genomic DNA:
TCTCGACGGAAGAAAACAGGCGACGATGATGACATTCCGATGGCACCAATGATCGATTGCGTGTTTTTGTTGCTCATCTTCTTCATGGTATCTGCTATCATGAAAGCTCAACCGCCTTTTACGATCACCTTACCCGATTCCGCAACGAAGCACGAATTTACACGGAAGAAGTTTAATCTCTTCATTAGCCCTGACGGACGGTTTTCGATTGATGATCAGGAGATGTTGACACTGGCAGATTTGGAGATGTTCATTTCAGCCCATGAAAATCAGATCAGCACCCTAATTATCAAGGCAGATAAGCGTGCAAAACACGGTATCGTCATTGACATAGTAGAACGAGCGAAACAACGCTCCAGTAAAACGGAGGGGCTTGAAATCGCTTTCGCGGTCTCGGAAGAAGACTGAGGACTGCACGATGCAGTTAACAAAAAAGGCAGCTTCGGCTGCCTTTTTTTGTCTCATACGGAAGGGCGAGGTTACTAGGGGAAACACCCAAGCAAAACACCTCGCCAGCGGTAGTGCGGAGAAAGTGGTAGTGGGAAAGGCGAGGTTACAAACATCGCCAGCGGTATTTAACGTTTTCGCGCTCTCCGTGATGCAGCTCTTCGTTTAAGTTTAACAGGTGCGGGAAGAGGTGGCGGTGGCGGTGTCACAACTTTCCAAAAGTGTGGCAGGAAGTCCTCCCAATTGGTGAGAATGTCTTCAGCGTGTTCACTGCCAGTGTATGTCGCGTGATTCTGTATAAGTGCCAGCAAATTTTTAATATCCGTTTCACCGGTCACTTTTTCCAGTTTTACCCAATCTGAGTTGTACTTTTTCTCGAATTGCTCTTC
This region includes:
- a CDS encoding biopolymer transporter ExbD yields the protein MALNMSRRKKTGDDDDIPMAPMIDCVFLLLIFFMVSAIMKAQPPFTITLPDSATKHEFTRKKFNLFISPDGRFSIDDQEMLTLADLEMFISAHENQISTLIIKADKRAKHGIVIDIVERAKQRSSKTEGLEIAFAVSEED